The Ranitomeya imitator isolate aRanImi1 chromosome 3, aRanImi1.pri, whole genome shotgun sequence genome has a window encoding:
- the ZNF654 gene encoding zinc finger protein 654, whose amino-acid sequence MAEDESDQESERLIEELEAAADEELRTLGAGGSGSREYCRRFCEVVEDYTARWQVPLPQLQVLQTALCCFTSASVSFPPECEHVQDVLSRLALSLFELLLFFGKDEFYEAPLKDILGSVQECHDLLIHYDSVDLRLVTCVIKDGGPWEDPVLQAILKGKSEPQDIVDRYLRSENQLFFEFRVRYLIACERISEAVALITTCLSHPDVSKNLYYHQAYFTCLHMTRLTDKLLPEHVLRIDCSDGVKIICNIEKEGKTALALQLSEAFLITQLQTGKMYCLWDLIFIWSKLQLKVNPSKQVFVEQCYNMLRIATNVKAIFPFMKTIREEIGEGSVQLSVELCGCALQLDLKDDSETKSLIYKTIAYLLPTDLEICRVCALSVFFLERTVESYRVVERLYRNSDEDYNEFSSYVENRVRFELLPILKRGLLFDPEFWNFSMIQTNCSALLGKEAAVLALSNPDPLDNVVEQLSLPVEGAVTPLHNGELKHKESSMRLRVASEPKKNHIMLIPSKMDPVTPRHLCALCNRQFLGGHILRHAQTHHKRGWFSCVMCVRKFRSKVSMLRHLKHHLKKLQRRPTENSLHPSSDSLQTYSNEVNSSEESFSFSETGNSNHDLLDNEPTIPGENHTVDRNEGDVKYSTATQTSFSTDVSNSDDTGALGDVENGASSELSHYIKLNGASLCRKDPVVHREVDYSCPAQGCHRVFHKVRALNKHARNAHPFDPKVQQHIMTWNKGKCRYCQRKFVNCTHYLDHMKMHYYPNVYFCQQLHCNKRYKFSPQLAEHQQSHKTFEAQCGFKNCLKVFNERSSLYVHEAQHYEQHPLDSNTSLQKSVGSVPVSLQIEESVETVPVSLQIEESVETVPVSLQIEESVETVPVSLQIEESVESVPVSLQIEESVETVPVSLQIEGSVETVPVSLHNMDSVETVPALHKGARYLDRQLVRSFKKIRAARKGETLDLPIPIWKSKKDIAEPKTYKQAEKKMNGVVLSPDQAIRASFPFGPGPIHEAIQATDEEQSLKGHSAPEPSVVVQTSATVDDTETDKRKPPGSNTVQETPPKKAAEKAQTLAKPIVTDSFITYGSVAVPSFRRPLPSSYLAEQYTSMPKRWKNDKGHTSQDHAVAKTPVEKFRCGKCLTNYCSKEALEKHLAQKKCQLYFGFDSDDESAW is encoded by the exons ATGGCGGAAGACGAGAGTGATCAGGAGTCGGAGAGGCTGATAGAAGAGCTGGAAGCTGCGGCCGATGAAGAACTGAGGACGCTGGGAGCCGGCGGCTCGGGCAGCCGGGAGTACTGCCGCCGCTTCTGCGAG GTTGTTGAAGATTATACTGCGCGGTGGCAAGTCCCACTCCCACAGCTCCAAGTGCTGCAGACCGCACTATGTTGCTTCACATCTGCCAGCGTCTCCTTCCCACCGGAGTGTGAACACGTCCAGGATGTGCTGAGCAGACTCGCTTT GAGTCTGTTTGAGTTGCTGCTGTTTTTTGGAAAAGATGAATTTTATGAGGCTCCTCTGAAAGACATCCTGGGTTCAGTCCAG GAATGCCATGACCTCCTTATCCACTATGACAGCGTAGACTTGAGACTAGTTACATGCGTTATTAAGGATGGAGGTCCCTGGGAAGATCCAGTATTACAAGCTATCCTCAAAGGGAAATCTGAACCTCAAGATATCG TGGACCGATACTTGCGGTCAGAGAACCAGCTGTTCTTTGAGTTTCGAGTGAGATACCTCATCGCCTGCGAACGTATTTCAGAAGCAGTCGCGCTAATAACAACCTGCCTGAGCCATCCTGACGTCAGTAAGAATCTGTATTATCATCAGGCCTACTTTACATGTCTGCATATGACCCGACTAACGGACAAGCTGCTTCCTGAG CACGTACTAAGAATAGATTGCAGCGACGGAGTTAAAATTATCTGCAATATTGAAAAGGAAGGTAAAACGGCGTTGGCATTACAGCTGAGCGAAGCTTTCCTTATCACACAGCTGCAAACTGGGAAAATGTACTGTCTTTG GGATTTAATTTTTATTTGGAGTAAACTTCAATTGAAGGTAAACCCATCCAAGCAAGTATTTGTGGAGCAATGCTACAACATGCTGAGGATAGCCACCAATGTGAAGGCCATATTCCCCTTCATGAAAACCATCAGAGAAGAG ATTGGTGAAGGTTCGGTGCAGCTGTCGGTTGAACTTTGCGGCTGTGCGTTACAGTTGGATCTTAAGGATGACTCCGAGACAAAATCTTTAATTTATAAGACCATAGCTTACCTTTTACCCACTGACTTGGAGATTTGCAGGGTCTGCGCACTGTCCGTTTTCTTTCTGGAGCGGACCGTAGAATCATATAGAGTTGTTGAGCGGTTGTATAGGAACTCTGATGAGGATTACAATGAGTTTTCCAGCTACGTGGAGAATCGGGTACGCTTTGAACTACTTCCAATATTAAAAAGGGGATTATTATTTGATCCTGAATTTTGGAACTTCTCCATGATCCAAACAAACTGCTCCGCTCTACTGGGAAAGGAAGCTGCTGTGCTGGCTTTATCCAATCCTGACCCGCTGGATAATGTTGTTGAACAACTAAGCTTGCCTGTGGAAGGCGCTGTAACGCCATTACACAATGGAGAACTGAAGCACAAGGAAAGCAGTATGAGGCTACGAGTCGCATCAGAGCCCAAGAAAAACCATATAATGCTCATCCCCTCGAAGATGGACCCCGTCACACCCAGGCATCTTTGTGCCTTGTGCAATAGACAATTTTTGGGCGGTCACATACTCCGACATGCACAGACTCATCATAAAAGAGGTTGGTTTTCATGCGTTATGTGTGTCCGCAAGTTCAGAAGTAAAGTTTCCATGCTCAGGCATCTAAAACATCATCTAAAGAAATTGCAACGACGTCCCACAGAAAATTCTCTACACCCTTCATCAGACTCTTTGCAAACATATTCTAATGAAGTGAATTCTTCAGAGGAGTCTTTTTCATTCTCAGAGACAGGAAATTCTAACCATGACTTGCTGGATAATGAGCCAACCATTCCTGGGGAAAACCACACGGTCGACCGTAACGAAGGAGATGTCAAGTACTCCACGGCTACACAGACTTCATTCTCGACAGACGTCAGTAATTCGGATGACACTGGTGCATTAGGTGATGTAGAAAACGGTGCCAGCAGCGAACTGAGTCACTACATTAAATTAAACGGCGCTTCATTATGCAGAAAAGACCCCGTTGTCCATCGCGAGGTTGATTATTCATGCCCTGCTCAGGGCTGCCACAGAGTTTTCCACAAGGTAAGGGCCTTGAATAAGCATGCCCGAAACGCGCATCCATTTGACCCCAAGGTACAGCAGCACATCATGACATGGAACAAAGGAAAGTGCCGCTACTGCCAGAGAAAGTTTGTAAATTGCACACATTACCTCGACCATATGAAGATGCACTACTATCCCAACGTCTACTTCTGCCAGCAGTTACATTGCAATAAGCGATACAAGTTCTCGCCACAACTTGCTGAACATCAGCAAAGCCACAAGACTTTCGAAGCTCAGTGCGGTTTCAAGAACTGTCTCAAGGTTTTCAATGAACGTTCTTCCTTGTATGTACACGAAGCTCAGCACTATGAACAACATCCATTAGACAGTAACACTTCTTTACAGAAGTCTGTAGGAAGTGTCCCGGTTTCTTTACAAATCGAGGAGTCTGTAGAAACTGTCCCCGTTTCTTTACAAATCGAGGAGTCTGTAGAAACTGTCCCTGTTTCTTTACAAATCGAGGAGTCTGTAGAAACTGTCCCGGTTTCTTTACAAATCGAGGAGTCTGTAGAAAGTGTCCCCGTTTCTTTACAAATCGAGGAGTCTGTAGAAACAGTCCCGGTTTCTTTACAAATCGAGGGATCTGTAGAAACTGTCCCTGTTTCTTTACACAATATGGATTCTGTAGAAACCGTTCCTGCTCTGCACAAGGGTGCTAGATATCTAGACCGCCAACTGGTCAGATCTTTCAAAAAAATACGAGCTGCCCGGAAAGGGGAAACTCTAGACCTGCCCATTCCCATTTGGAAGTCGAAAAAGGATATAGCGGAACCAAAGACCTATAAACAAGCAGAGAAGAAAATGAATGGGGTTGTGCTTTCACCTGACCAGGCCATACGGGCAAGCTTCCCCTTTGGTCCGGGTCCAATTCATGAAGCCATCCAGGCTACTGATGAGGAGCAAAGCCTCAAAGGACACAGTGCTCCGGAGCCGAGTGTTGTGGTGCAAACATCGGCAACTGTAGATGATACCGAAACGGATAAAAGAAAGCCACCCGGCTCCAACACGGTACAGGAGACTCCGCCAAAAAAAGCTGCTGAAAAGGCACAGACTCTTGCTAAACCAATTGTGACCGATTCCTTCATTACGTACGGCTCTGTGGCAGTGCCGTCTTTTCGGAGGCCGCTGCCATCCAGCTATCTAGCAGAACAGTACACAAGTATGCCAAAACGCTGGAAAAATGACAAGGGACACACTTCTCAAGACCATGCAGTAGCTAAAACTCCAGTGGAGAAATTTAGATGTGGGAAATGCCTAACGAATTACTGTAGCAAAGAAGCACTTGAGAAGCATCTAGCACAAAAGAAGTGTCAGCTGTACTTCGGTTTTGACTCAGATGACGAAA GTGCCTGGTGA